The genomic DNA CCGGGCCGTTTGATCGACCATTTGGAACAGCACACGCTTACTCTCGGCGACGTTGCGATTCTCGTCCTGGACGAGGCCGACCGCATGCTGGACATGGGATTCGAGCCGCAGGTGCGGCGCATCCTGCGCAGCGTGCCCAAAGAACGGCAGACGCTTTTTTATTCCGCCACCATGCCTAAGCCCATCCTGGACATGGCCGCCCAGCACATGAAACTTCCGGTTTGCGTGGAGATCGCAAAGTCCGGGGCCACTCCCGAACGGGTTGCCCAGGAGCTTTATATCGTTTCCCGCGAGAGAAAAAAGGAACTTCTCAAGAAACTTCTGGCGCAATACCACGGCAGCGTTCTGATTTTTTGCCGGACCAAGCTCGACGCCAAAAGGATTGCCTGGCAATTGAAGGAAGCGGGCGTGAACGCGGCTCAGATTCATTCGGACCGCACGCTGGCCCAGCGCCGCGAGGCTCTGGAAGGATTCAAGAAAGCCAAGTACCGCGTGCTCGTCGCGACCGACATCGCGGCACGAGGCATCGACGTGACGGGCATTGAAGTCGTGGTCAATTACGACCTGCCTGAAGAAGCGGAAAATTACGTCCACCGCATCGGCAGGACCGGCCGCGCCGGCCATGAAGGCCGCGCCATTTCGTTCGCGACTCCGGACCAGGGCGAGGACGTACGCAGAATCGAGCGTCTCATGCGCAAGCCGCTGCCGATTTTGAGCCACCCCGAAGTCCCAGCCGAACTTTTTTACGAGAACCGGGTCCAGCCGAAGCCCGGCTTCAAAAGCTCCCGCGTCAGGTCTTTCGGCTCCTTGCGCCGCAGATAGCTTTCGCTTTTATACCGATAGGAAGGAAGGATTCGATTATGAACGAAACCTTGGTTGAAAGAATGAAGCGGGTCCGGAAAGAAAAGAAACTGACGATGTTCGAGCTGGCGCTGCGCCTGCGCGTGCCCGAGGGAATGATCTCGCGGCTGGAAAAAGGCAAAGTGCCGCCCACGTCCCAGCAGGCCGACATTATCCGCGCCTTTCTGGCCGGCAAGATCTAACCCGCTCCTATCTTATAAGCCCCGTTCCCACGCCCGCGGCAATTTCTTTGCTTTAAATCCACACCCCTTTTGTATTAAAATATTATCTGCAAAGCGCTGGTAAGCCCCGGCGCTGGCGAAGTTCGAATTTTTTAAGTGTTTAAAAATGTCATCCTGTTTTTGCAATCCCGTGGAAATCGGCGTATCGTTATTATTGTAAGGTTTGAAGGGGCCGCAGCCCTTGGTTTGGCGTAGTTGAAGCCTTTTTCACGGAGCCGAACCGGTTTTTGGGTTCCGGGGGTGAGGCTCCGGAAGCGGTCTTTCCAGGCATTTCGTCTGCCGTTGAAGAAAGGACAAAGTGATGCCTAAGAAAAAACCTCACATTCTGATGATCGAGGATGATCCCGACATCTCCAGGGCCGTGGCCTTCAGCATCCGCAAGGAAGGCCATACAGTCGAGGTCATCAACGACGGCCAGGCGGGCTTGAACGCCGTCCTCGCGAAGGCCCCCGACCTCCTCATTCTGGACCTCATGCTTCCCAATGTCCCAGGCGAGGAAATCTGCAAGAGCATCCGGGAAAATGACGACGAAAGAATCCAACGCATTCCCATCATCATGCTCACGGCGAAAGGCTCCGAAGTCGACGGCATTGTGGGCCGCGTCATCGGTGCGAACAGTTACATCGCGAAGCCTTTTGTGATGCAGGACCTGCTCAGGGAAATCGACCGGCTGACGCCGGCGGAGAATGCCGCCTAAGTCGACCGGCCGCCGCAAAGGAGGGGAGAAGCGTGGAAGAATTCGTCTCGGGTCCGGCGTCCCATTCCCTTAATTTTTTCGCGTTTCCGCCTCTGGTCGTCGGCATCCTCGTCGCGCTTCTGGGCATTCTCACCGTCTTGTGGGAGCGGTTCTCCCGCATCAGCCTGCTGTTTTGCCTTCTCACTTTTTCCGCGTCGCTTTGGCTCACGAGTTACGGCATCGTCTTTCTCATTCCCGATCCCGAGATGGCCCTTGCCGTCTCACGGTGGACGCATGTCGGCGTCAGCGTGATTCCGAGCCTTCTTTATATGTTTGTTCTTGCCATGGGCCGGCCGCCCGTGCGTTACCAGCTCCTGCTGCCGCCCATGGTGGCGCTGTCTTTTTATTTTTGCTATCTCGCCCTGCGTTCGGACGTGTGGCTGAGCGGCATCCACCATTATTTCTGGGGGTATTACCCGCTTTACGGCAGCCATGCGCCTTATTTTTTTACGTTTTTTTTCACGTCGCTTTTCGGGGGCCTTGCCGTGCTCGGCCTTTGCTACCGCAGCGCCGGCTCCAAAAGGGCCAAGTACCGCCTGCGCACGATGCTTTGGGCCATTGCGCTCGGCTCGCTGGCCTGCGTGGACTTTTTGGCCAACATGGGGCTGAACATTTATCCCGTGGGTTACCTTCCCATTCTTTTCTTTATCCTGCTTTCCTCAAACACCATGCTCCGTTATCACCTGGTTGATTTGACGCCCGCCTTCGCGGCGGGACAGATCCTCGAGACCATGGAAAGCGCGGTCATCGTGCTCGACCATGACGGCATCATCCGGGTGGCCAACCGCGCCGTATGCGAGATGCTCAAATACAAACGTAACGAAATCATCGGCCTTCCCAGTTCCGCGATTTTTAAATACACGACGACGTCCGGGCTGGGCAAAGTGGCCGGGCTCATGGATCCGAGCCTCTCCAAGGGAGGAGAGGCCTTCGACATCGTGAAGATCCGCAGCTATCCCATGCAATGGGCCGCCAAAGACGGGCAGCTGGTCCAGGTCAGCATCTCCGCGTCGGTTTTGAAAAACAGCAAGGGGCTTCGAGAAGGCACGATCTACGTCGCCGAAGACCTGACCGAGCGCCAGCGGACGGAAAAAGCGCTGGAGCAAACCGAGGATCAGTTCCGGCTTGTCATGAATAGCGTGGACGAATATGCGATCACCATGCTCGATCCCGAAGGATCCGTCACCTCCTGGAGCGCGGGCGGCGAAAAGCTCAAGGGGTACAAGGCGGACGAAGTGCTCGGCAAGCCGTTCTTCATGTTTTATCTTCCGGAAGACGTGAGCGATCAGAGGCCCCAGCGGCTGCTCAAATCCGCGGCGGCGCAGGGCTTCGTGGAAGACGAGGGCTGGATCCGCCGCAAGAATGGATCGAAATTCTGGGCGCGCGTCACTATGACCGCGCTCCGGAACAAGGCCGGAAAGCTCGAGGGCTTTTTGCGCGTGACGCGCGACAGGACGCAAAGCAAGGAGGTGGACGACAAGCTCCGCGAAAGCGAGGAACGCTTCCGGTCCGTCGCGGAAAGCGCCAACGAGGCGATCGTTTGCGCGGACGAAAAAGGCTACATCATGTACTGGAACAACGGCGCCAGCAGCATTTTCGGCTACGCGGATTACGAGGTCATCGGCCGTCCGCTTTCCATCATCATGCCGCAGCGTTACCGCGAAGCGCACGAACGCGGCCTTTACCGCCTGCGCCATACGGGCGAGCTCAAGGTCATGGGCAAGACGCTGGAACTGCACGGACTCCGCAAAGACGGAACGGAATTTCCGATCGAGCTTTCGCTTTCCCATTGGAAAACTTCCCGCGGCCTTTTTTTCGCGGGTATCATCCGCGACATTTCGCTGCGGCGCCAGATGCAGGAAGAGCGTGAGCGGTTTTTCACCGTATCGCTGGAGATGCTGTGCGTCGTCAATTACGACGGCTATTTCAAGCAGCTCAATCCCACCTGGCAGAAAGTGACCGGCTGGTCGAACGAAGAGTTGATGGCGAGGCCCGCCCTCGAATTCGTGCACCCGGAAGACAGGACCGAGTCCGAAATCGAGCTTCGGAAAGTCGTGTCCGGCCTGAACGTCGAGAGCTACGAACACCGTTTTTTATGCAAGGACGGCACTTACCGCTGGCTGCTGTGGAACGCGATCCCGCTGCCGGACCAGAAGCTGATCTATGGCGCGGCGCGCGACATCACGGAAAGCCGCAAGAACAAGGAAATGCGCCTGCGCCTGGCGTCCATCGTCGAATCGACCAACGACGCGATTCTTGGCATGAACCGGACCGGCACCATCACGAGCTGGAATCCCGCCGCGGAAAAAATTTTTGGCTACAAGGCCGTCGAAATCATCGGAAGCCCGGTCGCGATCCTGGCCTTGCCGGAGGATGCCGGGGAAGTGGCCGGGATCATCAGCCGCATTCAGGAAGGCGGTACGTTCGAGAATTACGAGGCCATCCGGCTGCGGAAAGACGGGACGCCGATCAAGGTCGCGCTCACCATTTCGCCGATACGGGACGCCACCGGCAGGATCACGGGCATCTCGACCGTCTGCCGCGACATCACGGCGCTGAAAGAGGCCGAAGATCTCCTGCGGCACAAAAAGGACCTCGAGATGAAATCCCAGTTCATCTCGGTTGTTTCCCACGAACTGAGGACGCCGCTGACCGCCATCAAGATGGGGGGCGACGTGCTGATGAGCGGGCGCTCGGGCGACGTGACCGAAGAACAGAAGGAATGGCTCGACATGATTTGCCGCAACGTTGACAGGCTGGCGCGCCTCATCAATAATGTGCTGGATTTCCAGAAGCTGGACGCCGGGCGCGTGGTCTACGAGAAGAAAAAACACAATCTCAACGAACTCGTCCTCGAGATCGAAAAAACCGTGCACCCTCTTTTCAAAGATAAGCCCGTGGCGCTCAAGCTGGAACTGGCCGGCGACCTTCCCGAGGCGGATTTCGACCGGGACAAAGTCGCGCAGGTCCTGATCAACCTGGTCGACAATGCCGCGAAATTTACGGACCAGGGCGCCGTGACGATCAAGACGGCAAAAAAGGGCAATACGATCGAACTCGCGGTGCACGACACCGGCATCGGCATCAAAAAGGAAAATCTGGGCAAATTATTCACGTCGTTTTCACAAGTTCACGATCCCTCCACC from Verrucomicrobiia bacterium includes the following:
- a CDS encoding response regulator yields the protein MPKKKPHILMIEDDPDISRAVAFSIRKEGHTVEVINDGQAGLNAVLAKAPDLLILDLMLPNVPGEEICKSIRENDDERIQRIPIIMLTAKGSEVDGIVGRVIGANSYIAKPFVMQDLLREIDRLTPAENAA
- a CDS encoding helix-turn-helix transcriptional regulator; this encodes MNETLVERMKRVRKEKKLTMFELALRLRVPEGMISRLEKGKVPPTSQQADIIRAFLAGKI
- a CDS encoding PAS domain S-box protein, with protein sequence MEEFVSGPASHSLNFFAFPPLVVGILVALLGILTVLWERFSRISLLFCLLTFSASLWLTSYGIVFLIPDPEMALAVSRWTHVGVSVIPSLLYMFVLAMGRPPVRYQLLLPPMVALSFYFCYLALRSDVWLSGIHHYFWGYYPLYGSHAPYFFTFFFTSLFGGLAVLGLCYRSAGSKRAKYRLRTMLWAIALGSLACVDFLANMGLNIYPVGYLPILFFILLSSNTMLRYHLVDLTPAFAAGQILETMESAVIVLDHDGIIRVANRAVCEMLKYKRNEIIGLPSSAIFKYTTTSGLGKVAGLMDPSLSKGGEAFDIVKIRSYPMQWAAKDGQLVQVSISASVLKNSKGLREGTIYVAEDLTERQRTEKALEQTEDQFRLVMNSVDEYAITMLDPEGSVTSWSAGGEKLKGYKADEVLGKPFFMFYLPEDVSDQRPQRLLKSAAAQGFVEDEGWIRRKNGSKFWARVTMTALRNKAGKLEGFLRVTRDRTQSKEVDDKLRESEERFRSVAESANEAIVCADEKGYIMYWNNGASSIFGYADYEVIGRPLSIIMPQRYREAHERGLYRLRHTGELKVMGKTLELHGLRKDGTEFPIELSLSHWKTSRGLFFAGIIRDISLRRQMQEERERFFTVSLEMLCVVNYDGYFKQLNPTWQKVTGWSNEELMARPALEFVHPEDRTESEIELRKVVSGLNVESYEHRFLCKDGTYRWLLWNAIPLPDQKLIYGAARDITESRKNKEMRLRLASIVESTNDAILGMNRTGTITSWNPAAEKIFGYKAVEIIGSPVAILALPEDAGEVAGIISRIQEGGTFENYEAIRLRKDGTPIKVALTISPIRDATGRITGISTVCRDITALKEAEDLLRHKKDLEMKSQFISVVSHELRTPLTAIKMGGDVLMSGRSGDVTEEQKEWLDMICRNVDRLARLINNVLDFQKLDAGRVVYEKKKHNLNELVLEIEKTVHPLFKDKPVALKLELAGDLPEADFDRDKVAQVLINLVDNAAKFTDQGAVTIKTAKKGNTIELAVHDTGIGIKKENLGKLFTSFSQVHDPSTNRKVHGTGLGLAISKRIVEQHGGRIWVQSEFGKGSTFGLILPVEAGEAAAV
- a CDS encoding DEAD/DEAH box helicase; this translates as MTYNDPHMQTESHHTFDGLGLAPKLIEILDKLKFKHPTPIQHKAITPALEGKDLIGIAQTGTGKTLSFALPIIQRLSIMDKGRALVLVPTRELAIQVNETFLKIAPLYGTLRATVLIGGASMGLQIQALRKHPRILIATPGRLIDHLEQHTLTLGDVAILVLDEADRMLDMGFEPQVRRILRSVPKERQTLFYSATMPKPILDMAAQHMKLPVCVEIAKSGATPERVAQELYIVSRERKKELLKKLLAQYHGSVLIFCRTKLDAKRIAWQLKEAGVNAAQIHSDRTLAQRREALEGFKKAKYRVLVATDIAARGIDVTGIEVVVNYDLPEEAENYVHRIGRTGRAGHEGRAISFATPDQGEDVRRIERLMRKPLPILSHPEVPAELFYENRVQPKPGFKSSRVRSFGSLRRR